A portion of the bacterium genome contains these proteins:
- the proC gene encoding pyrroline-5-carboxylate reductase, which produces MSWTGTIGFIGAGNAVDAIVRGLVRGGVVPPQRCVVTNRSNDARLARLAREWSVVTTRDKVRLVDQADVVLVAVKPSAVPEVLSEIAGHVQPRHLVISIAAGIQIETIEAALGGAAVVRAMPNTSTAVGESATAICAGGYAGEAHMRVARAIFEAVGRVVEVPERFFDAVTGVSGSGPAYVYLLAEAMIEAAQREGLERGVAIELVSQTVLGAGRMLVETRDDPAVLRARVTSPGGTTMAAMEVFTEDGFLATVARAIARATRRAAELRALPPVRVR; this is translated from the coding sequence ATGAGTTGGACGGGAACGATCGGATTCATCGGCGCCGGCAACGCGGTGGACGCGATCGTGCGCGGCCTGGTTCGCGGCGGCGTCGTGCCCCCGCAGCGCTGCGTCGTGACGAACCGCAGCAACGACGCCCGCCTCGCGCGGCTGGCCCGCGAGTGGTCGGTCGTGACGACCCGGGACAAGGTGCGGCTCGTTGATCAGGCCGACGTCGTCCTCGTCGCGGTCAAGCCGTCCGCGGTGCCGGAGGTGCTGAGCGAGATCGCGGGACACGTGCAGCCGCGGCACCTCGTGATCTCGATCGCGGCCGGAATTCAGATCGAGACGATCGAGGCGGCGCTCGGCGGCGCCGCGGTCGTTCGCGCGATGCCCAATACGTCGACCGCCGTCGGCGAGTCCGCGACCGCGATCTGCGCCGGCGGCTACGCCGGCGAGGCGCACATGCGCGTGGCGCGCGCGATTTTCGAGGCGGTCGGGCGCGTCGTCGAGGTGCCGGAGCGATTTTTCGACGCCGTGACCGGCGTCTCGGGCAGCGGCCCCGCCTACGTCTACCTCCTGGCCGAGGCGATGATCGAGGCCGCCCAGCGTGAGGGCCTGGAGCGGGGAGTAGCCATCGAGTTGGTGTCGCAGACCGTGCTCGGCGCAGGCCGGATGCTGGTCGAGACCAGAGACGACCCCGCGGTGCTCCGCGCGCGCGTGACGTCTCCGGGCGGCACCACGATGGCCGCGATGGAGGTGTTCACCGAGGACGGATTCCTCGCAACCGTCGCCCGGGCGATCGCCCGGGCGACCCGCCGGGCCGCCGAACTGCGCGCTCTGCCGCCCGTCCGCGTTCGCTAA
- a CDS encoding AMP-binding protein, whose protein sequence is MTVRAGAAAARDSWAAGWPPVYDDGYLPPPDQPYWFPERETMPPQAREGLILERLRATVRWAWDRSPFYREKWDAAGVHPEHLRRLEDLHRFPVVTKAELRAEQAAHRPAGRYLCVDRADVARVHGTSGTTGKPTMFLIGRDDWRRIANAHARIMWGMGLRPSDTIFIASFFSLYIGSWGALAGGERLRATCFPFGAGQPGQTLMAVRWLRETRPSAFYGTPSYALHLAEVAGSEGVDPREFGLRVMFFSGEPGAGIPATRRRIEDLFGAACVDSGSMAEMTPWMSNGECAHRAGMHLWQDIVYCEVCDPRTLAPVPYGAEGTPVYTHLERTSQPMIRLLSGDLTRWTDEPCPCGRTYPRLPRGIYGRIDDMVIIRGANVYPSAIEDTLRAIEGFGGEFQMVVSRERAMDELVVRAECSAEVAARAGSSPGVLNSLRDRMAARLAAVLGIRPVVRCEPPGTLPRTEFKARRVIDNRKLYEETLAGGASPAGETPLSPDRR, encoded by the coding sequence GTGACGGTCCGCGCGGGCGCCGCGGCCGCCCGGGATTCGTGGGCCGCGGGATGGCCGCCGGTCTACGACGACGGCTACCTTCCGCCGCCCGACCAGCCGTACTGGTTTCCGGAGCGCGAGACCATGCCGCCCCAGGCGCGCGAAGGGCTGATCCTCGAGCGCCTTCGCGCGACCGTCCGCTGGGCCTGGGACCGCTCGCCGTTCTACCGGGAGAAGTGGGACGCGGCCGGGGTGCACCCGGAGCACCTCCGGCGGCTGGAGGACCTGCACCGCTTCCCGGTCGTCACCAAGGCGGAGCTGCGCGCCGAGCAGGCGGCGCACCGGCCGGCCGGCCGGTATCTCTGCGTCGACCGCGCGGACGTCGCGCGGGTGCACGGCACGTCGGGGACGACCGGCAAGCCGACGATGTTTCTGATCGGGCGCGACGACTGGCGGCGGATCGCCAACGCCCACGCGCGCATCATGTGGGGCATGGGGCTCCGGCCGTCGGACACGATCTTCATCGCCTCGTTCTTCAGCCTGTACATCGGCAGCTGGGGCGCGCTCGCCGGCGGCGAACGGCTCCGCGCGACGTGCTTCCCCTTCGGCGCGGGGCAGCCCGGCCAGACCCTGATGGCGGTGCGCTGGCTGCGCGAGACCCGGCCGTCGGCGTTTTACGGGACGCCGTCCTACGCCCTGCACCTCGCGGAGGTCGCGGGGTCCGAAGGGGTCGACCCGCGCGAGTTCGGCCTGCGGGTGATGTTCTTCTCGGGCGAGCCGGGGGCCGGCATTCCCGCGACGCGGCGGCGGATCGAGGACCTCTTCGGGGCCGCGTGCGTCGACAGCGGGAGCATGGCCGAGATGACGCCGTGGATGAGCAACGGCGAATGCGCCCACCGCGCGGGCATGCACCTCTGGCAGGACATCGTGTACTGCGAAGTGTGCGATCCGCGGACGCTGGCACCGGTGCCGTACGGCGCGGAGGGCACGCCGGTCTACACGCATCTCGAGCGCACGTCGCAGCCGATGATCCGCCTGCTCTCCGGCGACCTGACGCGGTGGACCGACGAGCCGTGCCCGTGCGGCCGCACGTATCCGCGCCTGCCGCGGGGCATCTACGGCCGCATCGACGACATGGTCATCATCCGCGGCGCGAACGTCTATCCGAGCGCGATCGAGGACACGCTGCGGGCCATCGAGGGCTTCGGCGGCGAGTTCCAGATGGTGGTCAGCCGCGAGCGCGCGATGGACGAGCTGGTCGTCCGCGCGGAGTGCAGCGCGGAGGTCGCGGCGCGCGCGGGCTCGTCGCCCGGCGTGCTCAACTCGCTGCGCGACCGGATGGCGGCGCGCCTCGCGGCGGTGCTCGGCATCCGGCCGGTCGTACGCTGCGAGCCGCCGGGGACCCTGCCGCGCACGGAGTTCAAGGCGCGGCGCGTGATCGACAACCGCAAGCTGTACGAAGAGACGCTGGCCGGCGGCGCATCACCGGCCGGCGAGACGCCGCTGAGCCCGGACCGCCGGTGA
- the meaB gene encoding methylmalonyl Co-A mutase-associated GTPase MeaB — MTGDSSDAPAPAPGAIDPGNPRTLGRLITRIENDPGAAASIVASLWGRTGRARRIGLTGPPGVGKSTLADHLIASARHDGLRVAVIGVDPSSPFSGGAILGDRVRMLRHSGDGGVYIRSMAARAHLGGLAAATRDVAYVLEAFAFDLVLVETVGVGQSEVDIMGLADTVVVVTAPGLGDAVQTLKAGILEIADVLVVNKADRPGARDTAMQLREMQRLVPRHEAWDVPIVETAASTGAGTAELWDAIRRHGEHLNRSGELDARRGRRAEREVLDLVETGLAAHVRATLQNQGEPAEILAEAKRRHTDPHTAAKAILDRLVPTVPAADRRPATTKSKPEPP, encoded by the coding sequence GTGACGGGCGATTCGTCCGACGCTCCGGCGCCCGCTCCCGGAGCGATCGACCCCGGCAATCCGCGCACGCTCGGGCGGCTGATCACCCGGATCGAGAACGACCCGGGGGCCGCGGCGTCGATCGTGGCGAGCCTGTGGGGCCGGACGGGCCGCGCCCGCCGCATCGGGCTCACCGGCCCGCCGGGCGTCGGCAAGAGCACGCTCGCCGACCATCTCATCGCGTCCGCGCGGCACGACGGCCTCCGGGTCGCGGTGATCGGCGTCGACCCGTCGAGCCCGTTTTCGGGCGGCGCGATCCTCGGCGACCGGGTGCGCATGCTGCGGCACAGCGGCGACGGCGGCGTCTACATCCGCAGCATGGCGGCGCGCGCGCATCTCGGCGGCCTCGCCGCGGCGACGCGCGACGTCGCCTACGTGTTGGAGGCGTTCGCCTTCGATCTGGTACTCGTGGAAACCGTGGGCGTCGGGCAGAGCGAGGTCGACATCATGGGCCTCGCCGACACGGTCGTCGTCGTGACGGCCCCCGGGCTCGGCGACGCCGTCCAAACGCTCAAGGCCGGCATCTTGGAAATCGCGGACGTCCTCGTCGTGAACAAGGCGGACCGTCCCGGCGCGCGGGACACCGCGATGCAGCTGCGGGAGATGCAGCGCCTCGTCCCCCGCCACGAGGCCTGGGACGTGCCGATCGTGGAAACCGCCGCGTCCACCGGCGCGGGCACGGCCGAGTTGTGGGATGCGATCCGCCGCCACGGCGAACACTTGAATCGATCCGGCGAGCTCGACGCCCGACGCGGCCGGCGCGCCGAGCGCGAGGTGCTCGATCTCGTTGAGACCGGGCTCGCGGCGCACGTACGCGCGACCCTCCAGAATCAGGGCGAGCCGGCCGAGATCCTGGCCGAGGCCAAGCGGCGCCACACCGATCCGCACACGGCGGCGAAGGCGATCCTGGACCGGCTCGTGCCGACGGTTCCGGCGGCCGACCGGCGGCCGGCAACCACGAAATCGAAGCCGGAGCCTCCATGA
- a CDS encoding MBL fold metallo-hydrolase, producing MTGPYPAVAPDITEVDLLERGTPGITAGYFIAAPHPAIMDTGGARSVPVWLDALAALGVRAADVAYLIATHIHLDHSGGFGQMLRHTPDARVVVHPRGARHLADPSRLLAGARAVFGDNLEAYFGLPESVPESRLLVVEDAATLDLGAGHVLRFIDAPGHARHQHMIFDAGARALFTADELGEHLPEIADDYVMLDTAPNQFDPEAMLRSARRLLDLRPAAILFSHFGHYPGAYETLYARVSHEVPVVAALGRIDGRLATPDEVTAALVAHVREDLAERGITWTPRIAAILHDRLAVSAQGIADYARRSVG from the coding sequence ATGACCGGCCCGTACCCTGCGGTGGCGCCCGACATCACCGAGGTGGACCTGCTGGAGCGGGGTACCCCGGGAATCACCGCGGGCTACTTCATCGCCGCGCCGCACCCCGCGATCATGGATACGGGCGGCGCGCGGAGCGTTCCGGTGTGGCTCGACGCGCTCGCCGCGCTCGGCGTGCGGGCGGCCGACGTCGCCTACCTCATCGCCACCCACATTCATCTCGACCATTCCGGCGGCTTCGGCCAGATGCTGCGGCACACGCCCGACGCGCGCGTCGTCGTCCACCCGCGGGGCGCGCGCCACCTGGCGGACCCAAGCCGGCTCCTCGCCGGCGCGCGGGCGGTGTTCGGGGACAATCTGGAGGCCTACTTCGGACTGCCCGAGTCCGTCCCGGAATCGCGCCTCCTCGTGGTCGAAGACGCGGCGACGCTAGATCTCGGCGCCGGCCATGTCTTGCGCTTCATCGACGCGCCGGGACACGCACGACACCAGCACATGATCTTCGACGCCGGGGCGCGGGCGCTGTTTACCGCGGACGAGCTGGGCGAACATCTCCCCGAAATCGCGGATGACTACGTCATGCTCGATACCGCCCCGAACCAGTTCGATCCGGAGGCCATGCTGCGCTCGGCCCGGCGACTCCTCGACCTGCGGCCCGCGGCGATCCTTTTCTCGCATTTCGGCCACTATCCGGGGGCCTACGAAACATTGTATGCGCGGGTGTCGCACGAGGTGCCGGTCGTCGCGGCGCTCGGGAGGATCGACGGGCGGCTCGCGACGCCGGATGAGGTCACGGCCGCGCTGGTCGCGCACGTCCGCGAGGACCTCGCGGAGCGCGGCATCACCTGGACGCCGCGCATCGCGGCGATTCTGCACGACCGCCTCGCCGTCTCCGCGCAGGGCATCGCCGACTACGCCCGTCGCAGCGTCGGCTAA
- a CDS encoding intradiol ring-cleavage dioxygenase: MTFKAGRPGRRNAAGRIAAAAFAAVVAIVMLGASSPPAGAAAPKCPITPNGYMDPNYTPNPPVRSRVGGGGFVLTGIVRSGIDCAPLTRVRVEIWHAGPNGSYDSVHRGTVVTDANGRFRFETDFPGSGFGQPHIHIRVAVGGFKTTATAFLPKPGSKSGEIEIVLEPEV, encoded by the coding sequence ATGACTTTCAAAGCCGGCCGGCCCGGCCGTAGAAACGCGGCCGGACGAATTGCCGCCGCCGCATTCGCAGCCGTGGTCGCCATCGTGATGCTGGGCGCGTCGAGCCCGCCCGCGGGGGCGGCCGCGCCGAAATGTCCGATCACGCCGAACGGCTACATGGACCCCAACTACACACCGAACCCGCCCGTGCGCTCCCGCGTCGGCGGCGGGGGCTTCGTGCTCACCGGCATCGTGCGCTCCGGCATCGACTGCGCGCCGCTCACGCGCGTGCGCGTGGAGATCTGGCACGCCGGACCGAACGGCTCCTACGACTCCGTGCACCGCGGCACGGTGGTCACCGACGCGAACGGACGGTTCCGGTTCGAGACGGACTTTCCGGGCTCCGGCTTCGGCCAGCCGCACATCCACATCCGGGTGGCCGTCGGCGGGTTCAAGACGACCGCGACCGCGTTTCTGCCGAAGCCCGGCTCGAAGTCGGGTGAAATCGAAATCGTGCTGGAGCCGGAAGTCTAG
- a CDS encoding cobalamin B12-binding domain-containing protein → MPAAGRVPQRIRVLMAKVGLDGHDRGVKVVARALRDAGFEVVYTGLHRTPEEVAVAAVQEDVDVIGVSILSGAHMALVPPLLDGLRAKDAADIKVLVGGVIPEADRAALCELGAAAVFDQDATTDAIVEWIRGHAGRDGR, encoded by the coding sequence GTGCCGGCGGCCGGGCGCGTCCCGCAGAGAATCCGGGTCCTGATGGCGAAGGTCGGCCTCGACGGCCACGACCGCGGCGTGAAGGTCGTGGCGCGCGCGCTGCGCGACGCGGGGTTCGAGGTCGTCTACACCGGGCTGCACCGCACGCCGGAGGAGGTCGCCGTCGCGGCGGTACAGGAGGACGTCGACGTGATCGGCGTGAGCATTCTGTCCGGCGCGCACATGGCGCTCGTGCCTCCGCTCCTCGACGGCCTGCGCGCCAAGGACGCGGCGGACATCAAGGTCCTCGTCGGCGGCGTGATCCCGGAGGCGGACCGCGCCGCACTGTGCGAGCTCGGCGCCGCGGCCGTGTTCGATCAGGACGCGACGACCGACGCGATCGTGGAGTGGATCCGCGGGCACGCCGGGAGAGACGGCCGGTGA
- a CDS encoding NAD(P)-dependent oxidoreductase yields MSERIGFIGLGIMGKPMAGHLVKAGHTVTVWNRTASKAADLVKAGAKQGASPKDVAAQSDITIIMVADTPDVRQVVMGPNGVLEGVRRGSVVIDMSTVSPVATREIADALAARGVEMLDAPVSGGEKGAVEATLSIMVGGNPETFERALPVFQVMGKNIVHIGANGAGQVTKACNQLVLSLTILGVAEAIHLARKAGVDPAKVRSALLGGFAQSRVLELHGQRMLDENYTPGFRTRLYHKDMGIVTETGRALGMPLLGGALAAQLYQIAMNEGLGEMDYSVLAKVIGEFGGRTDR; encoded by the coding sequence GTGAGCGAACGGATTGGGTTCATCGGATTGGGCATCATGGGCAAGCCGATGGCCGGACATCTCGTCAAGGCCGGTCACACGGTGACGGTCTGGAACCGAACGGCGTCCAAGGCCGCCGATCTTGTCAAGGCCGGCGCCAAGCAGGGCGCATCGCCGAAGGACGTCGCGGCACAGAGCGACATCACGATCATCATGGTCGCCGACACGCCCGACGTGCGGCAGGTCGTGATGGGTCCGAACGGCGTGCTGGAAGGCGTCCGTCGCGGCAGCGTGGTCATCGACATGAGCACCGTCTCGCCGGTCGCGACGCGCGAGATCGCCGACGCGCTGGCCGCGCGGGGCGTCGAGATGCTCGACGCGCCGGTCTCAGGCGGCGAAAAGGGCGCCGTCGAGGCGACCCTCTCCATCATGGTCGGCGGCAACCCGGAGACGTTCGAGCGGGCCCTACCCGTCTTTCAGGTGATGGGCAAGAACATCGTCCACATCGGGGCGAACGGCGCGGGGCAGGTCACAAAGGCGTGCAACCAGCTCGTGCTTTCGCTCACGATCCTCGGCGTCGCCGAGGCGATCCACCTCGCCCGCAAGGCCGGGGTCGATCCCGCGAAGGTGCGGTCCGCGCTCCTCGGCGGCTTCGCGCAGAGCCGGGTGCTCGAACTGCACGGCCAGCGAATGTTGGACGAGAATTACACGCCGGGGTTCCGCACGCGCCTCTATCACAAGGACATGGGCATCGTCACCGAGACCGGGCGCGCCCTCGGGATGCCGCTACTGGGCGGAGCGCTCGCCGCGCAACTCTACCAGATCGCGATGAACGAAGGGCTCGGCGAGATGGACTACTCGGTGCTGGCCAAGGTCATCGGCGAGTTCGGGGGCAGGACCGACCGATAG
- a CDS encoding AroM family protein — protein MTRAVGFVTIGQSPRVDIMEEFERALPGATLVQRGALDDLTDIEVAALAPSDGDEVLVSRLRTGRQVRLAHRHVDGRVQVCLDRLAEEGVRLAVLLCTGEFPRLVFGGVLLRPHRVLPHVVAAVAEGLPADAPVRLGVMLPDEAQTAHAQTRWGARAAVTAVAASPYGDPRALAGAADTLKQAGASLVVMDCIGYTRRMQQTVARAAGVPVVFATGAVAMIVRELAGAGAAAPAARL, from the coding sequence GTGACGCGCGCCGTGGGCTTTGTCACAATCGGGCAGTCGCCTCGCGTGGATATTATGGAAGAGTTCGAGCGGGCCTTGCCCGGGGCGACGCTGGTGCAGCGGGGTGCGCTCGACGATCTGACCGATATCGAGGTCGCGGCGCTGGCCCCGTCGGACGGCGATGAGGTGCTGGTGAGCCGGCTGCGGACAGGGCGCCAGGTCCGGCTCGCGCACCGGCACGTCGACGGCCGCGTCCAGGTCTGTCTCGACCGGCTTGCGGAGGAAGGCGTGCGTCTGGCGGTTCTCTTGTGCACCGGGGAGTTCCCGCGGCTCGTGTTCGGGGGCGTGCTCCTGCGTCCGCACCGCGTGCTGCCGCACGTCGTCGCGGCCGTCGCGGAAGGCCTCCCGGCGGACGCCCCGGTCCGGCTCGGCGTGATGCTTCCGGACGAAGCGCAGACGGCGCACGCGCAGACGCGGTGGGGTGCGCGCGCGGCGGTGACGGCGGTGGCCGCGTCGCCCTATGGTGATCCCCGGGCCCTCGCGGGCGCCGCCGACACCCTGAAGCAGGCGGGCGCATCGCTCGTGGTAATGGACTGCATCGGCTACACACGCCGGATGCAGCAGACCGTCGCGCGCGCGGCGGGCGTCCCGGTTGTCTTCGCAACGGGAGCGGTCGCGATGATCGTGCGGGAGTTGGCCGGCGCCGGCGCGGCGGCGCCCGCGGCGCGGCTTTAA
- a CDS encoding thioesterase family protein, which translates to MSELEIRVRYAETDQMRVAHHAGYLVWFEAGRTEYIRACGRSYAQLEEDGWLLVVIEAHCRYRQPARYDDVLTVRTRLRELGPARLSFGYELVRAADRVVLADGWTEHAAVDRTGRARRLPESLRRLLGERAEDAHAPEAPREGGRDRAGAMSGPEKQ; encoded by the coding sequence GTGTCGGAACTCGAAATTCGAGTGCGCTACGCGGAGACCGACCAGATGCGGGTGGCTCATCACGCCGGCTACCTGGTCTGGTTCGAGGCCGGCCGCACGGAGTACATCCGGGCGTGCGGACGGTCGTACGCGCAACTCGAGGAGGACGGATGGCTCCTCGTCGTGATCGAGGCGCACTGCCGGTACCGGCAGCCGGCCCGGTACGACGATGTCCTCACCGTGCGCACGCGGCTGCGTGAGCTCGGCCCCGCGCGTCTGTCGTTCGGCTATGAGCTGGTGCGGGCAGCGGACCGGGTAGTGCTCGCGGACGGGTGGACGGAGCACGCGGCGGTCGATCGCACCGGGCGCGCGCGGCGCCTGCCGGAATCGCTGCGGCGGCTGCTCGGGGAGCGGGCAGAAGACGCGCATGCGCCGGAGGCCCCGCGGGAGGGCGGCCGAGACAGGGCAGGAGCGATGAGTGGCCCAGAGAAGCAATGA
- a CDS encoding D-cysteine desulfhydrase family protein produces the protein MLQVARLPRVRLAALPTPLHEAPRLERALAGEGEGPRLLIKRDDLTGFALGGNKVRKIEYHLGEALAGGFDTLVTTGAIQSNHCRVTAAAARVGGMDCVLALRPVEPEMMQGNFLLDHLFGARIRITPGTDRASAEAVIEEEMAALRTKGRRPYFIPSGASTPLGAAAYAQAFVEMLGQTTAQGIAVDSVVFCSGSGGTHAGLAIGAALSQSGVEIVGIGDGARREDLAPKVSGLVAEFAERFDVDVHVAPNDVIVLDEYGGTYGEPTAEGTKAIKTAARSEGILLDPVYTGKAMAGLADLIRRRRWSRDQTVVFWHTGGQPALFSSAEALMAGDSAG, from the coding sequence ATGCTGCAGGTGGCGCGTCTTCCCAGAGTCCGGCTCGCCGCGCTGCCGACGCCCCTCCACGAGGCGCCGCGCCTCGAGCGCGCGCTCGCGGGCGAAGGCGAAGGGCCTCGCCTGCTCATCAAACGCGACGACCTCACCGGGTTCGCGCTCGGCGGCAACAAGGTGCGCAAGATCGAGTACCATCTCGGCGAGGCGCTCGCGGGCGGCTTCGACACGCTCGTGACCACGGGTGCGATTCAGTCGAACCACTGCCGCGTCACGGCGGCGGCCGCGCGGGTCGGCGGCATGGACTGCGTGCTCGCCCTGCGGCCCGTCGAGCCGGAGATGATGCAGGGCAATTTTCTGCTCGATCACCTCTTCGGCGCGCGGATCCGGATCACGCCCGGCACCGACCGCGCGTCGGCGGAGGCCGTGATCGAGGAAGAGATGGCGGCGCTGCGGACCAAAGGGCGCCGTCCGTATTTCATTCCGAGCGGGGCCTCCACGCCGCTCGGCGCGGCGGCCTACGCGCAGGCGTTCGTCGAGATGCTGGGCCAGACGACGGCGCAGGGCATCGCGGTCGATTCGGTCGTGTTCTGCAGCGGGTCGGGCGGCACGCACGCGGGGCTCGCGATCGGCGCGGCGCTCTCGCAGAGCGGCGTGGAGATCGTGGGGATCGGCGACGGGGCCCGGCGGGAAGACCTCGCGCCGAAGGTGAGCGGCCTCGTGGCGGAGTTCGCGGAGCGATTCGACGTCGATGTGCACGTCGCGCCCAACGACGTCATCGTCCTCGACGAATACGGCGGCACCTACGGCGAGCCGACGGCCGAGGGCACCAAGGCAATCAAGACCGCGGCGCGCAGCGAGGGGATCCTGCTCGATCCGGTCTACACCGGGAAGGCGATGGCCGGCCTGGCCGACCTGATCCGGCGCCGACGCTGGAGCCGCGATCAGACCGTCGTCTTCTGGCACACCGGGGGTCAGCCGGCGCTCTTTTCGAGCGCCGAGGCGCTGATGGCCGGCGATTCAGCCGGTTAG
- a CDS encoding methylmalonyl-CoA mutase family protein gives MATTRKPTTPIDTPDQAPDSAPAVTDAHAEWEARDVRDATERAPERRAQFETLSGLPVKRLYGPADTAHLDYLEELGFPGRYPYTRGPYPTMYRSRPWTMRQIAGYGTGRDTNARLKYLIAQGQTGISVDFDMPTLMGYDSDDPRARGEVGREGVAVDTIDDLADILDGIDIGAISVSMTINPTAWILFSMYMALAERLGVPPGSLSGTVQADILKEYIAQKEWIYPIPAGMRIVRDLIVHSVAHLPRYNPINISGYHIREAGATAVQEAAFTLANGIAYVEAVRRTGLAVDAFAPRLAFYFIAERDFFEEIAKFRAARRVWAKIMRDRFGARRPESMRLRFHCQTAGSSLTAREPINNIARTSLQALSAVLGGAQSLHANGMDEALAIPSELAMKVALRTQQIILDETRVANTIDPLGGGYFVEALTDQVEAEIWTYLRRIDELGGAVAAAEQNFFQTEIAEAAYRYHRQKERGELTVVGVNKYVDPSGGDVPIALHEVDPDVEARQRGRLAEVKRRRDEREVARCLTALAGTARGDGNLIPPTIEAVRARATLGEIVRALRDVFGAYVEQPVF, from the coding sequence ATGGCGACGACCCGGAAACCGACGACCCCGATCGACACGCCGGACCAGGCGCCCGACTCGGCCCCGGCCGTCACGGATGCCCACGCCGAGTGGGAGGCGCGTGACGTACGGGACGCGACTGAGCGCGCGCCCGAGCGCCGCGCCCAGTTCGAGACGCTGTCCGGCCTGCCGGTCAAGCGGTTGTACGGCCCTGCGGACACCGCGCACCTCGACTACCTCGAGGAGTTGGGCTTTCCCGGGCGCTATCCGTACACCAGGGGCCCCTACCCCACCATGTACCGGTCGCGGCCGTGGACGATGCGGCAGATCGCCGGCTACGGGACCGGCCGCGACACCAACGCCCGCCTCAAGTACCTGATCGCCCAGGGCCAGACCGGCATCTCGGTCGACTTCGACATGCCGACCCTCATGGGCTACGACTCGGACGATCCGCGCGCCCGCGGCGAGGTCGGGCGCGAAGGCGTCGCCGTGGACACGATCGACGACCTGGCCGACATCCTCGACGGGATCGACATCGGCGCGATCAGCGTCTCGATGACGATCAACCCGACCGCGTGGATCCTCTTCTCAATGTACATGGCGCTCGCGGAGCGGCTCGGGGTGCCGCCCGGATCGCTCTCCGGCACCGTGCAGGCCGACATCCTGAAGGAGTACATCGCGCAGAAGGAATGGATCTACCCGATTCCCGCGGGGATGCGGATCGTGCGCGACCTCATCGTCCACAGCGTCGCGCACCTGCCCCGCTACAACCCGATCAACATCAGCGGCTACCACATCCGGGAGGCCGGCGCGACCGCGGTTCAGGAGGCGGCGTTCACGCTCGCCAACGGCATCGCGTACGTGGAAGCGGTCCGGCGGACCGGCCTCGCGGTCGACGCCTTCGCGCCGCGGCTCGCCTTCTACTTCATCGCCGAGCGCGATTTCTTCGAGGAGATCGCGAAGTTCCGCGCGGCGCGCCGCGTGTGGGCGAAGATCATGCGCGACCGGTTCGGCGCGCGCCGGCCGGAGTCGATGCGCCTGCGGTTCCACTGCCAGACCGCGGGGTCCAGCCTGACGGCCCGCGAACCGATCAACAACATCGCGCGGACGTCGCTGCAGGCGCTCTCCGCGGTGCTCGGCGGCGCGCAGAGCCTGCACGCGAACGGCATGGACGAGGCGCTGGCGATTCCGTCCGAGCTCGCGATGAAAGTCGCGCTGCGGACACAGCAAATCATCCTCGACGAGACGCGCGTGGCGAACACGATCGATCCGCTCGGCGGCGGATACTTCGTCGAGGCGCTGACGGACCAGGTCGAAGCGGAGATCTGGACCTACCTGCGCCGGATCGACGAGCTGGGCGGGGCGGTCGCCGCGGCCGAGCAGAACTTCTTTCAGACGGAGATCGCCGAGGCCGCCTACCGCTATCACCGGCAGAAGGAACGCGGCGAGCTGACGGTGGTCGGCGTCAACAAGTACGTCGACCCGTCCGGCGGCGACGTGCCGATCGCGCTGCACGAGGTCGACCCGGACGTCGAAGCGCGGCAGCGTGGGCGCCTGGCCGAGGTGAAGCGGCGGCGCGACGAGCGGGAGGTCGCGCGATGCCTCACCGCGCTCGCCGGAACCGCGCGCGGCGACGGCAACCTCATCCCACCGACGATCGAGGCCGTGCGGGCCCGCGCGACGCTCGGGGAGATCGTGCGGGCGCTGCGCGACGTCTTCGGCGCCTACGTCGAGCAACCGGTGTTCTGA